Proteins from a single region of Mus pahari chromosome 2, PAHARI_EIJ_v1.1, whole genome shotgun sequence:
- the C2H12orf71 gene encoding uncharacterized protein C12orf71 homolog isoform X2, translated as MWAALRSGHDRVSRIKENLRLYTLSTMTTSPSSSDYSSTEDSIYECKSNRSLSVGYYPSENTFSYEDMVSHEETASVDSSVHFLPPVQSTWGTESLRRLFRKRNQMEHDPEQFSKLSITLAWDIDVDSDHADSLTNLDLNAHGQWMDKWPEDKTKLTPCKLDNLVQKLEIFLGKEKGGQHDGRVLLESTQKEDVHLSSTTPPHTAQVSHKERDVCQDLSKHKSLENEVICQVLEDPPRLLKDDVVEIRPASESSLETTSESSPQPEGAPHSHSMSCMNFRWVFHWLRTRIFSRWRREHPRQAPSTWHQKAVRNIHSVRRNRIQPQE; from the exons ATGTGGGCAGCCCTCAGATCAGGGCATGACAGAG tttCCAGAATCAAGGAAAACTTGAGATTGTACACTCTCAGCACCATGACAACCTCACCCTCCAGCAGTGACTACAGTAGTACAGAGGATTCTATTTACGAGTGCAAATCCAACCGGAGCCTCTCGGTGGGCTACTACCCCTCTGAGAATACCTTTTCCTATGAGGACATGGTCTCCCATGAGGAGACAGCCTCTGTGGATTCTTCggtccatttcctccctcctgtccAAAGTACCTGGGGGACAGAGAGTTTAAGGAGACTCTTCAGGAAACGAAATCAGATGGAGCATGATCCAGAGCAGTTCAGCAAGCTAAGCATCACACTGGCCTGGGATATCGATGTGGACTCTGACCATGCAGACTCTCTTACTAATCTGGATCTAAATGCCCATGGCCAGTGGATGGATAAGTGGCCAGAAGACAAGACAAAACTGACTCCCTGCAAACTGGATAACCTAGTACAGAAACTTGAGATatttctaggaaaagaaaaaggtggcCAGCATGATGGCCGTGTGCTCCTTGAATCTACTCAGAAGGAAGATGTCCACCTCAGCAGCACTACCCCTCCACATACTGCCCAGGTCAGTCATAAAGAACGTGATGTTTGTCAAGACTTGTCCAAGCACAAATCCCTGGAAAATGAAGTTATCTGTCAAGTCCTAGAGGATCCTCCAAGGTTACTGAAAGATGACGTTGTG GAGATAAGACCGGCATCTGAGAGCTCCTTGGAAACCACCTCCGAGTCATCCCCTCAGCCAGAGGGTGCGCCCCACTCACACAGCATGTCCTGTATGAACTTTCGGTGGGTCTTCCACTGGCTGAGGACACGAATCTTCTCCCGATGGAGGAGAGAGCACCCTAGACAGGCTCCCAGCACCTGGCACCAGAAAGCAGTGAGAAATATACATTCTGTTAGAAGGAACAGAATCCAACCCCAAGAGTGA
- the C2H12orf71 gene encoding uncharacterized protein C12orf71 homolog isoform X1: MWAALRSGHDRVSRIKENLRLYTLSTMTTSPSSSDYSSTEDSIYECKSNRSLSVGYYPSENTFSYEDMVSHEETASVDSSVHFLPPVQSTWGTESLRRLFRKRNQMEHDPEQFSKLSITLAWDIDVDSDHADSLTNLDLNAHGQWMDKWPEDKTKLTPCKLDNLVQKLEIFLGKEKGGQHDGRVLLESTQKEDVHLSSTTPPHTAQVSHKERDVCQDLSKHKSLENEVICQVLEDPPRLLKDDVVQEIRPASESSLETTSESSPQPEGAPHSHSMSCMNFRWVFHWLRTRIFSRWRREHPRQAPSTWHQKAVRNIHSVRRNRIQPQE; encoded by the exons ATGTGGGCAGCCCTCAGATCAGGGCATGACAGAG tttCCAGAATCAAGGAAAACTTGAGATTGTACACTCTCAGCACCATGACAACCTCACCCTCCAGCAGTGACTACAGTAGTACAGAGGATTCTATTTACGAGTGCAAATCCAACCGGAGCCTCTCGGTGGGCTACTACCCCTCTGAGAATACCTTTTCCTATGAGGACATGGTCTCCCATGAGGAGACAGCCTCTGTGGATTCTTCggtccatttcctccctcctgtccAAAGTACCTGGGGGACAGAGAGTTTAAGGAGACTCTTCAGGAAACGAAATCAGATGGAGCATGATCCAGAGCAGTTCAGCAAGCTAAGCATCACACTGGCCTGGGATATCGATGTGGACTCTGACCATGCAGACTCTCTTACTAATCTGGATCTAAATGCCCATGGCCAGTGGATGGATAAGTGGCCAGAAGACAAGACAAAACTGACTCCCTGCAAACTGGATAACCTAGTACAGAAACTTGAGATatttctaggaaaagaaaaaggtggcCAGCATGATGGCCGTGTGCTCCTTGAATCTACTCAGAAGGAAGATGTCCACCTCAGCAGCACTACCCCTCCACATACTGCCCAGGTCAGTCATAAAGAACGTGATGTTTGTCAAGACTTGTCCAAGCACAAATCCCTGGAAAATGAAGTTATCTGTCAAGTCCTAGAGGATCCTCCAAGGTTACTGAAAGATGACGTTGTG CAGGAGATAAGACCGGCATCTGAGAGCTCCTTGGAAACCACCTCCGAGTCATCCCCTCAGCCAGAGGGTGCGCCCCACTCACACAGCATGTCCTGTATGAACTTTCGGTGGGTCTTCCACTGGCTGAGGACACGAATCTTCTCCCGATGGAGGAGAGAGCACCCTAGACAGGCTCCCAGCACCTGGCACCAGAAAGCAGTGAGAAATATACATTCTGTTAGAAGGAACAGAATCCAACCCCAAGAGTGA